The following are encoded in a window of Streptomyces sp. 11x1 genomic DNA:
- a CDS encoding ABC transporter ATP-binding protein, producing the protein MVTEKNENNSAEAVVRLDGVRKEYGETTALDGVSLEIRAGEAVAVMGPSGCGKSTLLNMIAGLDRPTGGTVVVHGESVGELTEKGLALYRRRRIGMIFQFFNLIDDLSALDNVALAAQLTGTPARQARRRALELFDELGIADRRNAYPAVLSGGERQRVAVARALMNRPALLLADEPTGALDSRAGEQVMDLLLDLNQIGQTLILVTHDERLARRCASRLVEFADGRVRGEHTLEPSA; encoded by the coding sequence ATGGTCACCGAGAAGAACGAGAACAACAGCGCGGAGGCCGTCGTACGACTCGACGGTGTGCGCAAGGAGTACGGGGAGACGACGGCGCTGGACGGGGTGTCGCTGGAGATCCGGGCCGGTGAGGCGGTCGCGGTGATGGGCCCCTCGGGGTGCGGCAAGTCGACGCTGCTGAACATGATCGCGGGCCTGGACCGTCCGACGGGCGGCACGGTGGTGGTCCACGGCGAGAGCGTGGGGGAACTGACCGAGAAGGGGCTCGCCCTGTACCGGCGGCGCCGCATCGGCATGATCTTCCAGTTCTTCAACCTGATCGACGACCTGTCCGCGCTCGACAACGTGGCGCTGGCCGCCCAGTTGACCGGCACCCCGGCCCGGCAGGCCCGTCGCCGCGCGCTGGAGCTGTTCGACGAGCTCGGCATCGCCGACCGGCGCAACGCCTACCCGGCGGTGCTCAGTGGCGGTGAGCGGCAACGGGTGGCCGTGGCACGGGCGTTGATGAACCGGCCGGCCCTGCTGCTGGCCGACGAGCCGACCGGCGCGCTGGACAGCCGTGCCGGGGAACAGGTGATGGACCTCCTGCTCGACCTCAACCAGATCGGCCAGACGCTGATCCTGGTGACGCACGACGAGCGTCTCGCGCGGCGCTGCGCCAGCCGTCTCGTCGAGTTCGCCGACGGCCGCGTGCGCGGCGAGCACACCCTGGAGCCGTCCGCATGA
- a CDS encoding histidine kinase yields the protein MWEWGTNGPVAALGVLAAVAVGLAVALLRTRRRWRKAVGERGWLLERERESAARAAVAAERDRIARELHDIVSHNVSLMVVQAGAAREVLVTMPDEAAAALLAVEDAGRGAMTDLRHLLGLLAPSQDGEDPEDGTDARGDAVRDAGVAGGAGMAGGVDAAGGADVTGADRGAREEGRRVACLERAEGAVRAELSELAPQPGLDRLGSLVDRISFAGLPVEVRISGEPRPLPQGIDVTAYRIVQEALTNALRHGDGGKAEVTVRYADRALRVEVLNTGPSVLTGGAPSPPRPARPAPRHPSGTGRGLLGLRERVAVYGGDLDARRRLGGGYRVRARIPLDRP from the coding sequence ATGTGGGAGTGGGGGACGAACGGACCAGTGGCCGCGCTGGGGGTGTTGGCGGCGGTCGCTGTGGGTCTGGCGGTGGCTCTGCTGCGCACCCGGCGCCGGTGGCGGAAGGCGGTCGGGGAGCGCGGCTGGTTGCTCGAACGGGAGCGGGAGAGCGCCGCGCGGGCCGCGGTCGCGGCCGAACGTGACCGTATCGCGCGGGAGTTGCACGACATCGTCAGCCACAACGTCAGCCTGATGGTGGTTCAGGCGGGCGCGGCCCGCGAGGTGCTGGTCACCATGCCGGACGAGGCGGCGGCGGCACTGCTGGCCGTCGAGGACGCGGGACGCGGCGCGATGACCGACCTACGGCATCTGCTGGGCCTGCTGGCGCCCTCGCAGGACGGCGAGGACCCGGAGGACGGGACGGACGCGCGGGGGGACGCGGTCCGGGACGCCGGCGTGGCTGGGGGTGCGGGCATGGCAGGGGGTGTGGACGCGGCTGGGGGTGCGGACGTGACCGGGGCTGACCGTGGGGCGAGGGAGGAGGGACGGCGGGTGGCGTGCCTGGAGAGGGCGGAGGGAGCGGTGCGGGCGGAGTTGTCGGAGCTGGCGCCCCAGCCCGGACTCGACCGGCTGGGGTCGCTCGTCGACCGGATCTCGTTCGCCGGTCTGCCCGTCGAGGTACGGATCTCCGGCGAGCCGCGTCCGTTGCCGCAGGGCATCGACGTGACGGCGTACCGGATCGTCCAGGAGGCGCTCACCAACGCGCTGCGACACGGTGACGGCGGAAAGGCCGAGGTCACCGTGCGCTATGCCGACCGGGCGCTGCGCGTGGAGGTGCTGAACACCGGCCCCAGCGTGCTGACCGGCGGCGCCCCCTCCCCACCGCGTCCCGCACGGCCCGCCCCGCGCCACCCGAGCGGTACCGGGCGCGGGCTGCTGGGCCTGCGCGAGCGCGTCGCGGTGTACGGCGGCGAC